The Flavobacterium sp. CBA20B-1 genome includes the window TTTAATTTGGGTTCATTTAATGTTTGCAAAGAAATAATTCTGCGCAAGGCCAACAACACCAATAAATTGGCAATGATTAACTGGGAATCATCATAAAAGGTGGGAAAAAGTATTAAAAAGCAAGCATATAAAAACAACGAATATAAATTGTTTACCGCTAAATAGTTTTTTAAAGTGATGAATTGAATCAACAAAACCGAAAGCACTACTGCTACAAACAAAAAGCTTTTTTCTATAATAGCTGTGGGCGATTGCAACCATTTCAAATCGCTTATTAAATGTAGAAAATAAGTAGCTAAAAGCATAAAACCTATTACTACATAACCAATTGGTTTACTTTTTGAAAAAAGATTTGCAAGCATTAACGATATTATTTAATTTTTGTAAATAAGTTGTTGATAATTTTTTTTACTTTTGTTGCAAAGTTAGAATTAAACTGAAATTAAACATAAATAATTAATAACAATATTATGTGGACATCATTCTTTAAAGGTATTGAATTTTTATTCGTTGATGTGTTGTTTGTACCAATGGATTGGTTTGCAAAATTAGAATTAACCAATTGGTGGATTGCAAACATTATTAACTGGATTTTTATCATTATTTGTACAGTTGCCTTTGTTTACTGGTTAAAACAATTGCGCATTTTTGCTTCAAACAACGAAGATGAACAAGATACAACAGCACACTCGTTCTTAAAATAAAAAATCAGGTTTTAAACCTGATTTTTTTGTTTTACAGCTTCTAATTTAAGAAGAGAGTAAATCCGATATTAGCTCCAAAATTTTTATTGAACGATTTATAATATTCACCACTTGGATAGGTATATTTGGTTGAAAACTGATTGTAATTCAAACCAAAATCAACCGAAATATCATTAGTAATCATATACGCAACTCCGCCTTTTACTTTCCATACAAAAAAGTTTGTAGGATCAATAGAATTACCATCTACTTTTGCCTTAGCTACTGCATATCCAGCACCTGCCCCAATATAAGGAAAAGCCTTTGATTCATTTTTAAAATAATAAGTTGCCGAAGGAATAACGCTAAAAATATTTGTTTTAACATCAGTAGTAGAGCTGGTAAAATAATCATACTCTTTTGTTTTTTGTGCAGAAAGTTCCAAGTCCATTCCAACAGCAAGATTATTTGTTACAAAATATCCAAAAGAGGGTGTAGCAGTAAAAGTACTGGATTTGTTTCCATCAATTGTTACACCGTCTTGTTTAACAGATGGGCTTAAAGAGTTGAAGTTAAAAGTTGTAGCACCTCCAAACAGCCAATTTCCTTTTTCGGTTTGGGCATTTGTAGTTCCTGCAAAAGCCAATAAAGCAATAAGTGTTAATTTTTTCATTTTAAATTATTTTTGCAAAAGTATCAATTTCTCGCAAAAAGTAAAAGGCTTATTAATTTATAACGAAAAATAGGCTAAAAAGTTTCCTATATAAACCCCTTGGTTGTTTAATGTAAATTTATCTAATTCCGCATTTCTGTCTGCAAAAAAAGATTTTTCTTTTGTGTTCATGCTAGAATGACCAATTGTGAAAAATCCGTTTATTGTAGGAATACTGAAACCAGTGTCATCTGCTTCATATCCATAGTACGAGCCGTATAATAGTTTTTTACCATCTAGAGAAAGCATATAAGTATAAACGTCGCGCATTCCAGCATTTTTAGGTTGATATGCTTTTTTGGTGGTTTCAAAAATTTGATTTTTTTGGTCTAAAACAGAGCTTATTACTAATGCATCATCATCGAATGTTTTGTACAAATCGCCAGATGCAGGAATAAAAGTAGACCATACTTGTTCGCCATTACCATTGAATTTTGAGAGCGTATGATTTTCATTATTAGATACGGGCTTATTAAACAACGTGTTAGCTGTTATTAAATTTTTAGCAACAGAAATCTTGTCTGTATAATGTAAAGTCATAAAATACACCTCATCATTAATAACTGTTATATTGCTTGGGTTTTTGTTTATATTTGTTAGTGGATAGGGTACAAATGATTTTTCATTTCCAAAATAGGTGCTCCATAAGCGTTTTCCATCAAAGCTAAATTTCGATAAAAACACACTTGCAGTAGAATATATCTCGCTATTGGTAACAGGTTGATAACTTCCTGCTGTTCCAAAATAGGTACTCCCTGATGTTTGTGCTAAGTGCATTCCATAAATATACAATCCTTTTTCTGATGTGATTATTGCATTTATTCTTGAATCATCTTTTGCGTAAAAGGTACTCCATACATGTTCTCCATTAGTATTAAGCTTGGTAATAACATCTTGATATTGCATAGAAGATTTAACGTCAGCAGTATCTTGAAAAAATGAAAGAGATAAAGTGTCTTTTTTAGATCGTTTATTTACGATATAAATATCATCATTCTTATCAACAGCTAAAGGCCTTGCATTTTGAGGAATATCATAAAAATAGGTAAACCACGCCTGCGAACCATCCGGATGAACCTTAGTAATAAATGTGTATCCACTACTAAAATCGTTACTTATTTCTTTGCTAAATGCTTTTGGTGTAGATAATCCAGTGATAATAGTTCTACCCGTAATTATTAAGTTGTTTTTAGAATCAAACTTTATTTGTGTGATAATTGTTCCTTTTTCCGAGCCTGGGATTTTATATATTAACTTTGATTTTGAACTTTCGCGATCGTATGCTATTACTTCATCAAAATTTTCACTTACAACGTATAAGTTTCCATTGTTTGGATTTACTTCTGATACAAAAGGGATGCTTAAAATTTTTCTTACTGCAGAGAAAGGTCTTTCAGGCTTATCAAAGAGTGGTATCATGCTTCCCCATGTTCTTTTGTAGGGTAATTGACCATAGCCGTATGTAAAGTTAATTAAGAGTAATAATAGAATTGCTTTTTTCATTAGATTGCTATTTAAAAAGTAAAAATAACACTATTTATCGGTCAATAAAATATTATGTGAAACAAAAAAAGCAAGTTGCAACAAGGCAACTTGCTTTAATAGATAAAAAACACTCGTTCGTTAATGAATAATTAACTATTTTGAATGATGCTGCTAAATTACTGCAGTAGGGTAAACGAACGGTTATGTGTAAGTTATCTGTATATTATTTTAAGGTTTTTTATTCTTTTTGTTTTCTATATGCGTAATAAAAAACTATTGGAAGTATGGAAAAGGATAAAATTAAACACACAATCAATCCGCCTACAATCATAATTGCCAATGGTTTTTGTATTTCAGATCCCATTCCGGTTGACAATGCCGCAGGTAATAATCCCATTGAACCCATTAAAGCAATCATCACTACGGGGCGTATTCTGTTTTTCACTCCGCTTGCAATGGCTTCTTTTAGTTTCATTCTCTGTTTTAAATTTTCGCTTATAACGCCTATCAAAACAATACCGTCAATCGTTGCCACTCCAAACAGAATGATGAAACCAATACCTGCCGATATGCCGAAAACCGTTCCTGTAAGCCAAAGTGATATAAAGCCACCGATAAAAGCAAATGGCAATGTTAACGATGCTATGGCAGTATCTTTTAAATTACCAAAATTGGTGTACAGCAATAATAAAATCAATACCAGCGAAACCGGAACAACCAATGCTAACTGCTTTGTTGCACGTTCTTTACTTTCAAATTCACCTGCCCATTCGGTATAGTTTTCTTTCGGAAGTTTCACTTCTTTCGCAACTATTTTTTTGGCCTCATCAATAGTGCTGCCTAAATCTCGTCCTTCAATGCTAAATCCTACACCAATATAGCGGCTGTTTCCTTCGCGATAAATAAATGCGGGTCCGGTTTTATAGCCAATCGTAGCAATTTCTTGTAAAGGAACGTTGTGTCCGTTGCTTGTTGGTATTAAGATATTTGCAATTTTTTCAGGAGAATCTCTATAAGCTTCCTGAAAACGTAAAATTACATCAAACTTGCGGTCGCCTTCGTAAAATTGGGTAGCAGCTTGTCCGCCAATCGTCATTTCAACTACAGCCTGAACATCGGCGGTTTGAATGCCGTATCGAGCCATTTTGGAATCGTGGAGTTGAATGCGCAATTCCGGCAAACCAATGTTTTTATACACGTTGATATCTGTGATACCGCTCACTTTTGCAATAGAAGCTGCCACTTTATTAGCATATTTTTCGAGATCGTATAAATCATCACCAAAAATCTTTATGACTAGCGAACTTTTCACGCCGGCAACATATTCTTCCACATTGTCTTGAATGGGTTGACTAAATCCAAAGGTAATCCCTGGGTATCGGTTCAATTTGGTTCGAAGCTCCTGAATAATGTCTTCTTTAGAAACCTTTCGTGTCCAATCGGCTGCGTCTTTTAGCTGAATATTGAATTCAATGTTGAAAAATCCCGTAGGATCGGTTCCATCGTTCGGTCGTCCGGTTTGTGTTAGAATAAAATCGATTTCCTCACAATCTTTCTGCATCAATTGTTTCATTTCTTTGGTGATGCGAGTCGATTCTTTCAAATTCACGCTATTCGGAAGGGTAGCACGAATATAGATTGCACCCTCGTTTAATTTCGGTAAAAATTCAGAACCATAGTTCATGAATTTGAACACACAAACGCCTAAAATTGTCAAGAAAATTCCTAAAGTGGCTTTTTTATATTTAAAAGCAGTACTGTATAAACCAAAAACTGTTTTCTGAAAAAAACGGGTAATGAAATTCTCTTTTTCTTCTATGTTTTTAGTGAATAACAGTTTGCACATTGCCGGCACGTAGGTTAAACTCAAAATTAACGAACCCAACAAAGCATAACCCAATGTAAACGCCAACGGCGAGAACATTTTACCCTCTACCTTTTGGAATGAAAAGATAGGCAGCAATGCCACAATTAAAATGATTAATGCAAAAAAGATATAAGATGCTACACTACCAGCACTTTTCTTAATAACGCCCATTTTGCTCATTTTTGCGAAACGTTCTGGGCCCACTTTGTGCGACAGCGTGGCGAGGGCAACGAATACGGTTTCAACAATTACGAGCGTTCCTTCGAGCAACAGACCAAAATCGAGCGAACCCATGGAGATGAGGTTGGCGGGCAAGCCTTGTATTTTCAGCATGATGATCGCGAACAGAAACGATAGCGGAATAACCGATGCTACAATTACAGTAGATTTCCAGTTGTAAAGAAACACAAAAACGATTAACGATACCAAAAGCACGCCTTCAACCAAGTTTTTTGATACGGTTTTTACGGTATTATCAACCAATTTGGTGCGATCTACTACGGTTTCGATTGTTACATCGTCTGGTAAGGTACGTTCGTTTAATTCGGTAATTTTTTCTTTTAGATTTTCAATAACTTCCGACGGATTTTCGCCACGAAGCATAATCACAATACCTTGCACCACATCATCTTGCTCATTGTATCCTACTTGTCCTAAGCGTGGTTTGTGTGATACTACCACATCTGCCACATTTTTTATAAGAATAGGGGTAGATCCATTGAGTTTTATGGTGATATTTTCTATATCCTCAATTTTATCCAATAAACCCACACCACGAACCACATACGCTTGATTTCCTTGTTCAATAACATCACCACCTACATTTACGTTTGATTTTGAAACGGCTTCGTAAACATCTAACGGCGACAAATCGAAATTCTTCAACTCCGTAGGATTTATTTTTATTTCAAACGATTTTTTTTCCCCACCAAAACTCACCACGTCTGCAACGCCGGGAACAGAAAGCAGTTCGCGTTCAATAACCCAATCTTGAATAGCAGTTACTTCTTTCAGCGGAAGTTTACTTTTTATGATATAGCGAAATATTTCACCTGTGGCTCCTGAAGGTGGTTCAATTTCAGCATCGGCGCCTTCAGGCAAATCCACGCCTGCCAGTTTGTTTGATACATATTGCTGTGCATAAAAGTCATCTACACCGTCTTCAAACTGCACGGTAACCACCGAAAGTCCAAAAAGCGAAATAGAGCGAATGTTTGATTTATGCGGAATACTGTTCATTACCTTAGAAACGGGAAGCGTAACTAGTTTTTCCATTTCCTCGGCACTGCGGCCTGGCCATTGGGTAATGATTCGGGCTCTGGTGTTGGTTACATCAGGAAACGCCTCAATGGGCGTTTGTTTCAGTGCGAAGATTCCTCCAAAAAGCAAAGCCAGTACCCCAAAAAGCACAAAAGAGGTGTTTTTTAAGGAAAAGGTTACGATGTTCTGTACAAATTTCTGCATAACTTATTGGTTTAATTCTTCAAAAATGATTAAAGCGTTGGTGGTTACAATTTTTTCATCGGCAGCAAATGTCTCACGCACGAAGGTGTATTCTTCATTGCTAGCGATTCTGTTGATTTGCTTTGTAGCCAACGAACATTTGTTTTTGTAAACCACCACATACTCTTTGTTATAGCTAAATACAATTGCTTTATTTGGCACGGCAAAAGCTTCGCCTTGGGTGTTTTTTTTATCGATAATAATATCGGCACTCAAACCAGGCATTAAGTTCAATTCTTGGTTTTCAAGTATTACCCGTGCTTTTAAAACATGTTCGTTGTCGTCGAATACATTGTAAATTTTGTCTATTTTTCCGGAATAAATTTTATCGGGATAGGCAACCGTTCGAACCTTTACAGGATCGTTTTTGTGAATATATTTTAAATGGTTGGCATAGATATTCACCATTACCCAAACTTCTTTCAGGTTTGATATAGAGAAAAGCGGCTCTTGGTCATCGGCAGTGATTGCCATACCCGAACTCATATTTTTTTGAACGATGTATCCGTTTTTAGGCGCCAAAATTTGAAAAAAACCATTGGCTGTACCGCGAAACATTTTTAAGGAAGCATTGATTTTTTCCGCTTCGATTTGCTCTGCTTTTAATGCGTATTCGATTTCAGAAACTTCGGGTTGCGATGCCATACCGTCGTTTAATAATTCTTTTTTGCTTTGCAATTGTTTTCGTAAAAGGGCTATTTGGTTTTCGTGAGCGCGTTTTTCCTGCATTAAATCTTGGATTTCGTTCGATCGTACCACTCCCAAAACTTGACCTTGTTTTACATAATCGCCCAATTCAAAATACACTTTTTCAACAATTCCTTGCAGCAAACTTTTAAAGGCAACCAAATCGTTTTCATTGTATTCTATTTTGCCCGATAACGCCAATTGCTCTTGAATGGGTTGTTTGCTAATTACCGTGGTTTGCGTAGTGGCGTGCAATTCGTTGCTTAAACAAAATGCTTTTTTCTCTGTAGTGGTTTCTTGAGTATCGTTTTCTTTTTTACAAGCCGTAAACAAAACGCCCCAAAAAAGGAGTAATAAACTGTATTTTTTCATGATCTTATAATTCTTTTCCTGTTAAATAGTTTAGTTCTTCTAGGGTGTGCTGGTAATTTTCTACTAATTCGTTATAAGCTTGTTGAGCTTCGCGGTATGCTTGCGTAAAATCTAAAAACTCTAAAAGCGTAATTTGTTTGGTTTGTAGGTGTTTTTTATAATTCTCAATCATTTGTTCGTGTTCTTTTGTTTGCATACCCGACCATTTTTGTAATGATTGATTGATAATGCCTAATTGGCTTTGCAGTTGTTGCACAGATTGATCTAATGCTGTTTCTAATGCTCGCTGCTGTTTTTCTTGTTGATCTATTGTGTGTTTGGCTGCTTTAATAGCGCCTTTGTTTTTGTTAAAAATTGGTAAATCAACACTTACACCTACGCCCATAAAATCGCGCATAATGTTTCCGCCACGGTCATAACCAATTTGAATGTTAAGATCGGGTATGCGCTGTGCTTGCTCCAAAAGCAATTGTTGGCGTGCCATTTGGGTTTCGTTTTGTTGCTGTTTCAGCTCTATATTGTTCTGCATTGCAGCTTGTTGCAAGTCTATTGATAAATTTTTAGGAGCGAATGCCTGTTTTGGAAAACTTATTTGATTTAT containing:
- a CDS encoding DUF6341 family protein translates to MWTSFFKGIEFLFVDVLFVPMDWFAKLELTNWWIANIINWIFIIICTVAFVYWLKQLRIFASNNEDEQDTTAHSFLK
- a CDS encoding porin family protein; the protein is MKKLTLIALLAFAGTTNAQTEKGNWLFGGATTFNFNSLSPSVKQDGVTIDGNKSSTFTATPSFGYFVTNNLAVGMDLELSAQKTKEYDYFTSSTTDVKTNIFSVIPSATYYFKNESKAFPYIGAGAGYAVAKAKVDGNSIDPTNFFVWKVKGGVAYMITNDISVDFGLNYNQFSTKYTYPSGEYYKSFNKNFGANIGFTLFLN
- a CDS encoding efflux RND transporter permease subunit → MQKFVQNIVTFSLKNTSFVLFGVLALLFGGIFALKQTPIEAFPDVTNTRARIITQWPGRSAEEMEKLVTLPVSKVMNSIPHKSNIRSISLFGLSVVTVQFEDGVDDFYAQQYVSNKLAGVDLPEGADAEIEPPSGATGEIFRYIIKSKLPLKEVTAIQDWVIERELLSVPGVADVVSFGGEKKSFEIKINPTELKNFDLSPLDVYEAVSKSNVNVGGDVIEQGNQAYVVRGVGLLDKIEDIENITIKLNGSTPILIKNVADVVVSHKPRLGQVGYNEQDDVVQGIVIMLRGENPSEVIENLKEKITELNERTLPDDVTIETVVDRTKLVDNTVKTVSKNLVEGVLLVSLIVFVFLYNWKSTVIVASVIPLSFLFAIIMLKIQGLPANLISMGSLDFGLLLEGTLVIVETVFVALATLSHKVGPERFAKMSKMGVIKKSAGSVASYIFFALIILIVALLPIFSFQKVEGKMFSPLAFTLGYALLGSLILSLTYVPAMCKLLFTKNIEEKENFITRFFQKTVFGLYSTAFKYKKATLGIFLTILGVCVFKFMNYGSEFLPKLNEGAIYIRATLPNSVNLKESTRITKEMKQLMQKDCEEIDFILTQTGRPNDGTDPTGFFNIEFNIQLKDAADWTRKVSKEDIIQELRTKLNRYPGITFGFSQPIQDNVEEYVAGVKSSLVIKIFGDDLYDLEKYANKVAASIAKVSGITDINVYKNIGLPELRIQLHDSKMARYGIQTADVQAVVEMTIGGQAATQFYEGDRKFDVILRFQEAYRDSPEKIANILIPTSNGHNVPLQEIATIGYKTGPAFIYREGNSRYIGVGFSIEGRDLGSTIDEAKKIVAKEVKLPKENYTEWAGEFESKERATKQLALVVPVSLVLILLLLYTNFGNLKDTAIASLTLPFAFIGGFISLWLTGTVFGISAGIGFIILFGVATIDGIVLIGVISENLKQRMKLKEAIASGVKNRIRPVVMIALMGSMGLLPAALSTGMGSEIQKPLAIMIVGGLIVCLILSFSILPIVFYYAYRKQKE
- a CDS encoding efflux RND transporter periplasmic adaptor subunit, which translates into the protein MKKYSLLLLFWGVLFTACKKENDTQETTTEKKAFCLSNELHATTQTTVISKQPIQEQLALSGKIEYNENDLVAFKSLLQGIVEKVYFELGDYVKQGQVLGVVRSNEIQDLMQEKRAHENQIALLRKQLQSKKELLNDGMASQPEVSEIEYALKAEQIEAEKINASLKMFRGTANGFFQILAPKNGYIVQKNMSSGMAITADDQEPLFSISNLKEVWVMVNIYANHLKYIHKNDPVKVRTVAYPDKIYSGKIDKIYNVFDDNEHVLKARVILENQELNLMPGLSADIIIDKKNTQGEAFAVPNKAIVFSYNKEYVVVYKNKCSLATKQINRIASNEEYTFVRETFAADEKIVTTNALIIFEELNQ